From a single Nakaseomyces glabratus chromosome H, complete sequence genomic region:
- the SOK1 gene encoding Sok1p (CAGL0H09812g~Ortholog(s) have role in cAMP-mediated signaling and nucleus localization): protein MDNPRTHTRTRHSSSTATPKSTVPPPVSLTSTSSSLLNTSSNSAGSVTSGDSDKGVDAGIELKEEPSSIITAGTRDSDIDRQQFEMAMRTHEDMYGSEDIGNHDHSNSSTDLPDTEMSCGDEDINMLDKPQQRQGITKKFKSNQDNETENTDGLGFPNSVSNQDRNNLNEDVDMKDYMSTAVPSQQLNSVTPLSKLVDQEVQQSQEQHNNKNIFKPFDMKTGQFLRVDSNSNEQESTTSANNRSNESHQGSITKENNISPDDLSHTERTDTTDKHNKNSALQLNEDNVNSKPTNDTPVVLTDFMNHHNSHKVRSHSVPTILHSSLRRMTTTNIPVVNKDIYPFKTNAAYHQPSTKATNFSKGGIIISKDSAGEGVYQKNMDERGLKADNMTSSSMVALRKAMILSQQFHNETSKRNITENEMLLPTTSLDERIEYLKRTRDVIPLPPINLQGLKEIDLHEIMKNPQLRHDIIFDPLLQFRPNLDGERGVKKRQLAAKYWSDVENEIIVYKERPELFEYGKTRLVPLFDTLKEVLLTIVPQKEATTINNVLDTELNMQELLKGSLVMTNLSEWLAELFKRHCAPMRDAWVDKMSATFKEAETENSLSKLIDGLRIVFQILETMKLDIANHQIRILRPALLSNAVEFEKQYFNTLMNSKRIDLVGSLKWFSQKFDSYVKNNEFNENNIQIPDVYRICIKSIISLLSCRKMVREYPTSLSFDHARLILLRADIRQIVCLQVCRLLFQQLVANDNSIDKMAKSYIINKYSNKLLVNDIVSIITDDHGNCRWTKNTLSIAVHLCKVISDLKLEYTNNAKGQGSIANTRSAASTKLDTNKINFAKSWLGKQTQPLSDVYGVLENRIFKLLEDGIYRRSSCTLEGRVKQDFVYLYNANPSQNTEGDTSAMENSGQTLNIDSKVKGIKNSSLFAYPLTDEMRRNMATYAVTEMEEFGNVFRHLYTVVNLHWSVFGMHYADCLGDKIAKKGI from the coding sequence ATGGATAATCCAAGGACACACACTAGGACTCGCCATTCTTCATCGACTGCAACACCGAAATCTACTGTGCCACCACCGGTATCGCTAACATCAACATCAAGTTCACTACTAAATACTTCGTCGAATTCTGCGGGCTCCGTGACATCAGGAGATAGCGACAAAGGGGTTGATGCTGGTATTGAGTTGAAGGAGGAACCATCATCGATTATTACAGCCGGTACTAGGGACTCTGATATAGACCGACAGCAGTTTGAAATGGCTATGAGAACACATGAGGATATGTATGGCAGTGAAGATATTGGTAACCATGATCATAGCAACTCCTCCACGGACTTGCCAGATACAGAGATGAGTTGTGGGGATGAAGACATAAACATGCTTGATAAGCCACAACAACGACAGGGTATAACCAAGAAATTCAAATCTAACCAAGATaatgaaactgaaaatacTGATGGTTTAGGATTCCCCAACTCGGTTAGTAATCAAGACAGAAATAACCTCAATGAGGATGTTGATATGAAGGATTATATGAGCACAGCAGTACCTTCACAGCAGCTAAATTCTGTAACGCCTCTCTCAAAATTAGTTGACCAAGAGGTGCAACAATCCCAAGAACAACataacaacaaaaatatattcaaacCATTTGATATGAAAACAGGACAATTTTTAAGAGTCGACTCTAATAGTAATGAGCAAGAAAGTACTACCAGTGCTAATAACAGATCTAATGAAAGTCACCAAGGGAGCatcacaaaagaaaataacaTCTCTCCTGATGACCTTTCGCATACCGAAAGGACTGATACTACTGATAAGCATAATAAAAACAGTGCTTTACAACTTAACGAGGATAATGTCAACTCGAAACCAACTAATGATACCCCTGTGGTTCTCACGGACTTCATGAACCACCACAATAGTCATAAAGTAAGGTCACATTCTGTACCTACCATCTTACATTCATCATTAAGGAGGATGACCACAACTAACATACCTGTGGTCAACAAGGACATCTACCCCTTCAAAACAAATGCAGCTTATCATCAGCCATCTACCAAGGCAACTAACTTTTCCAAAGGTGGCATTATAATAAGTAAGGATTCTGCGGGAGAAGGggtttatcaaaaaaatatggaCGAGAGGGGATTGAAAGCAGACAATATGACATCTTCATCCATGGTGGCTTTAAGGAAGGCTATGATTTTAAGTCAGCAATTCCACAACGAAAcatcaaaaagaaatattacTGAAAATGAGATGTTACTGCCGACAACATCTCTTGACGAACgaattgaatatttgaagaggaCAAGAGATGTTATACCCCTTCCACCAATAAATTTACAAGGTCTGAAAGAGATTGACTTGCATGAGATTATGAAGAACCCCCAGCTAAGGCAtgatataatttttgatcCACTATTGCAATTCAGGCCCAATTTAGATGGTGAAAGAGGTGTGAAAAAGAGACAACTGGCAGCGAAGTACTGGAGCGATGTTGAAAATGAGATAATAGTGTACAAAGAGAGACCAGAATTATTCGAATATGGCAAGACTCGTTTGGTCCCTCTATTCGATACTCTAAAGGAAGTATTACTTACAATAGTCCCACAAAAAGAGGCTACAACAATAAATAATGTACTTGACACAGAGCTTAACATGCAGGAACTTTTAAAGGGGTCTCTAGTTATGACAAATCTTTCGGAATGGCTGGCAGAGCTATTCAAAAGGCATTGTGCCCCTATGAGGGACGCCTGGGTTGATAAAATGAGTGCTACCTTCAAAGAAgcagaaacagaaaactcattatcaaaattgatTGATGGTCTACGTATTGTTTTTCAGATTCTTGAAACTATGAAATTAGATATAGCAAATCATCAAATTAGAATATTGCGACCTGCACTTTTAAGTAATGCagttgaatttgaaaaacaatACTTCAATACTCTTATGAACTCTAAACGGATCGATTTGGTGGGGTCACTGAAATGGTTCTCTCAGAAATTTGATTCATATGTCAAGAATAATGAATTTAACGAGAATAACATTCAAATTCCAGATGTATACCGGATATGCATTAAAAGTATCATAAGCTTGCTATCATGTAGAAAGATGGTAAGGGAATACCCTACCAGTCTTTCATTTGACCATGCAAGACTGATTTTACTAAGGGCAGATATTCGTCAAATTGTGTGCCTGCAAGTCTGTCGACTGTTGTTCCAACAGCTAGTCGCAAATGACAATtcaattgataaaatggCCAAAAGctatatcatcaataaatatagCAACAAATTACTGGTTAATGACATTGTGAGTATCATCACAGATGATCATGGCAATTGCAGATGGACTAAGAACACGCTATCTATAGCGGTTCATTTATGTAAGGTGATTTCAGATTTAAAACTGGAATATACAAACAATGCGAAAGGGCAAGGTTCAATTGCCAATACAAGATCTGCAGCCTCTACCAAACTGGATACTAATAAGATAAACTTTGCGAAGTCTTGGTTAGGGAAACAAACCCAACCCTTAAGTGATGTTTATGGAGTACTTGAAAATCGGATCTTCAAACTTTTAGAAGATGGCATATACCGTAGATCATCCTGCACCTTAGAGGGAAGAGTAAAACAGGATTTTGTCTACTTGTATAATGCTAATCCATCACAGAATACAGAAGGTGATACCTCAGCGATGGAAAATAGTGGTCAAACGTTGAACATAGACTCTAAAGTCAAAGGTATCAAAAACTCCTCTCTGTTTGCTTATCCGCTAACCGATGAGATGAGAAGAAACATGGCAACTTATGCTGTGACTGAGATGGAGGAATTCGGAAATGTGTTCCGTCATCTATATACTGTAGTTAATTTACACTGGTCTGTATTTGGCATGCATTATGCAGACTGTCTGGGTGACAAGATAGCGAAGAAAGGTATATAA
- the NUG1 gene encoding RNA-binding GTPase NUG1 (CAGL0H09724g~Ortholog(s) have GTPase activity, mRNA binding activity and role in maturation of LSU-rRNA from tricistronic rRNA transcript (SSU-rRNA, 5.8S rRNA, LSU-rRNA), response to drug, ribosomal large subunit export from nucleus): MRVRKKTSKRTSTRMREGIKKKATAQRRKEKKMAKKDITWKSRSKKDPGIPASFPYKAQILEEIEAKKMREMEERELAKQQRLEAKRAAMEAGVTEEMMDDDEDDSNGLSALVESAQAAAEEYDGHPYSEELQSQPVDVIDYDIDFYTDADNDNDSELEKSRKAYDKIFKTVVDASDVILYVLDARDPEGSRSRRVEQAVLQSQGKRLLLILNKIDLVPPHVLEQWMNVLKSSFPTIPLRAAPGATNKSTFNKKLTQSATANALMDALKTYANNSKLKRSIVVGVIGYPNVGKSSVINSLLSHRGGTSKACPVGNQAGVTTSLREVKVDNKLKILDSPGICFPGENRSMSKVEQEAELALLNALPPKYEIDPYPAILKLVKRIAGSDEMTENFKKFYELPPIPSGDPETFTKHFLIHVARKRGRLGKGGVPNLSSAGISVLNDWRDGKILGWVLPKASKNNTIEPSVQESTISSGAQPAPAKSEQTTIVSDWSKEFDLDGLFSTLDNAIQDSKDQAMQD; the protein is encoded by the coding sequence ATGAGAGTTAGAAAGAAGACATCTAAGAGAACCTCCACTCGTATGAGAGAGGGgatcaagaagaaggctACTGCTCAGAGAAGAAAGGAGAAAAAGATGGCTAAAAAAGACATAACATGGAAATCAAGAAGTAAGAAAGATCCCGGCATCCCAGCTAGTTTTCCATATAAAGCCCAAATTCTAGAAGAAATCGAGGCAAAAAAGATGAGAGAAATGGAAGAAAGAGAGTTAGCTAAGCAGCAAAGACTTGAAGCCAAGAGAGCTGCCATGGAAGCTGGTGTTACTGAAGAGATGatggatgatgatgaagatgactcTAACGGCTTATCTGCTCTTGTAGAATCTGCACAGGCTGCCGCTGAAGAGTACGATGGTCATCCTTATTCAGAAGAACTTCAGTCTCAACCAGTTGATGTTATCGATTATGATATTGACTTCTACACAGATGCTGACAATGATAACGACTCAGAGCTAGAGAAATCGAGAAAGGCTTACGACAAAATCTTTAAAACTGTAGTTGATGCTTCTGATGTTATATTATATGTCTTGGATGCCAGAGATCCTGAGGGTAGCAGGTCTAGAAGAGTCGAACAAGCTGTTCTCCAAAGTCAAGGTAAAAGATTGCTTTTAATCTTGAACAAAATTGACCTTGTTCCACCACATGTTTTGGAACAATGGATGAATGTCCTTAAATCGAGTTTTCCAACTATTCCTCTTAGAGCTGCTCCAGGCGCCACAAACAAAAGCACTTTCAACAAGAAACTAACTCAATCAGCTACTGCCAATGCTTTAATGGATGCGCTAAAAACATATGCTAACAATAGCAAACTTAAGAGATCTATTGTGGTTGGTGTAATTGGTTATCCAAATGTTGGTAAATCCTCTGTCATAAACAGTCTTCTATCTCATAGAGGTGGCACAAGTAAAGCATGTCCAGTAGGAAATCAAGCTGGTGTTACAACTTCACTAAGGGAAGTCAAAGTAGACAACaagttgaaaattttgGATTCACCTGGTATATGTTTCCCTGGAGAAAATCGATCAATGTCTAAAGTTGAACAAGAAGCCGAACTTGCACTGCTTAATGCCCTCCCACCAAAGTACGAAATTGACCCTTATCCGGCTATTTTAAAACTAGTTAAAAGAATCGCAGGCTCTGATGAAATGACTGAAAACTTTAAGAAATTCTATGAACTTCCACCAATCCCATCTGGTGATCCAGAGACATTCACTAAACATTTCTTAATCCACGTTGCCAGGAAGAGAGGTAGACTTGGAAAAGGTGGTGTTCCAAACCTAAGTAGTGCTGGTATTTCTGTGCTAAATGATTGGAGGGATGGTAAGATTCTTGGTTGGGTCTTACCAAAAGCATCGAAGAATAATACGATCGAGCCTTCCGTGCAAGAGAGTACCATATCATCTGGTGCACAACCAGCACCAGCTAAATCTGAGCAAACTACTATTGTGTCAGACTGGTCTAAGGAGTTTGATCTGGACGGATTATTCAGCACTCTGGATAATGCAATCCAAGACAGTAAGGATCAAGCCATGCAAGattaa
- the YND1 gene encoding apyrase (CAGL0H09746g~Ortholog(s) have ATPase activity, GTPase activity, adenosine-diphosphatase activity, cytidine diphosphatase activity, guanosine-diphosphatase activity, uridine-diphosphatase activity) — translation MASKQYGIVIDAGSSGSRVHVYEWDDPNVLRESENSTPALLRSVPEIRQDPSWTKKISPGLSSFEHKPGKAFKKHIKSLLEFAEDIIPENKRKETPVFIQGTAGLRLIPEDKRTKILHEICNGITKHTDFLLEDCDYQVQVIDGETEGLYGWLSLNYLLGKFNEYEVNANSHFTFGFMDMGGASTQIAFVPSSADDIAKHKEDIATVYLKNVNGDVQEWNVFVSTWLGFGANQARNRYFAQLVNALPENTNKYDDDDFTTRKLTDPCTPKGAKIKFEFKDKEFQILGSGNYEQCSKSIYPLLLKNIPCSDEPCLFNGIHAPHIDFKKDRFIGTSEYWYTANDVFKLGGEYNFQEFNEQVIKFCNSDWQTLKNKSDNGAFNGMPQNLLKDACFKANWVLNILHEGFELPRLGFEKELSQEIEEETPIFQSLERINERELSWTLGRILLYATSTITAGSKSITAGVLPSSLEMEKLGKTFSPGGLIGNSSFYHSKSSHFLRSIFLFLMVIVLLYAFVFKNKLRRLINSSKILEYNSEFISSVKSLFRGAPAFEDKLSQLEEGLPNGRAFREQFEMNPSPSYSRTGSSSRRLEREIYKTGKSPSSSHLSSPSVPGTATRTAFSISDFGKFKDERFTE, via the coding sequence ATGGCATCTAAACAGTACGGTATTGTGATTGATGCGGGCTCATCGGGATCGCGTGTACATGTGTATGAATGGGATGATCCAAACGTTCTTCGAGAAAGTGAGAATAGTACTCCTGCCTTATTAAGATCGGTTCCTGAAATAAGGCAAGATCCATCATGgacaaagaaaatatctCCGGGTCTCTCCAGTTTTGAACACAAACCAGGCAAAGCCTTTAAAAAACACATCAAATCATTACTAGAGTTTGCTGAGGATATAATACCAGAGaataaaaggaaagaaaCTCCTGTTTTTATTCAAGGAACTGCAGGATTAAGATTGATTCCGGAAgataaaagaacaaaaattttACATGAGATATGTAATGGTATAACGAAACATACAGACTTCTTGCTAGAAGATTGCGATTACCAAGTTCAAGTCATTGATGGCGAGACAGAAGGATTATATGGCTGGCTAAGCTTAAATTATTTGCTTGGTAAGTTTAATGAATACGAAGTAAATGCGAACTCACATTTCACATTTGGGTTCATGGATATGGGAGGAGCGTCGACGCAAATAGCATTTGTACCGAGCAGTGCTGACGATATTGCGAAACACAAGGAAGATATAGCAACAGTTTACCTGAAGAATGTTAATGGTGATGTTCAAGAATGGAATGTTTTTGTTAGCACATGGCTAGGATTTGGTGCTAACCAGGCTAGAAATAGATATTTTGCACAGCTAGTTAATGCACTTCCagaaaatacaaacaaatacgatgacgatgattTTACAACAAGAAAATTGACTGATCCTTGTACTCCAAAAGGCGCcaaaatcaaatttgaGTTCAAAGATAAAGAGTTCCAAATTTTAGGATCAGGAAACTACGAGCAGTGTTCAAAATCCATTTACCCTCTTTTATTAAAGAATATACCTTGTTCAGACGAACCATGCCTATTTAACGGTATTCATGCTCCACATATTGACTTTAAGAAGGACAGATTTATTGGTACATCTGAATACTGGTATACTGCTAACGATGTTTTCAAGCTAGGCGGAGAGTATAATTTTCAGGAATTCAACGAACAAGTAATAAAATTCTGTAATAGTGATTGGCAAACACTAAAGAATAAATCAGATAATGGTGCTTTCAACGGGATGCCACAGAATTTACTTAAAGACGCTTGCTTTAAGGCTAATTGGGTACTAAATATATTACACGAAGGTTTTGAATTGCCGCGGCTTGGTTTTGAGAAGGAACTATCACaggaaattgaagaagagactccaatatttcaaagtcttgaaagaataaatgAAAGAGAACTTTCATGGACATTAGGAAGAATCCTTCTCTATGCAACTTCCACTATTACTGCGGGAAGTAAGAGTATAACGGCAGGTGTGTTACCAAGTTCCCTGGAAATGGAAAAACTTGGTAAGACATTTTCTCCAGGTGGTTTAATTGGAAACTCATCCTTCTACCATAGTAAGAGTTCGCACTTCCTGAGAAGCATTTTCCTATTTTTGATGGTTATTGTTTTGCTATATGCCTTtgtcttcaaaaataaactgcGAAGGTTGATTAATTCCAGTAAAATACTTGAATACAATAGTGAATTTATATCAAGTGTAAAGTCACTTTTTAGAGGTGCGCCGGCATTTGAGGATAAGTTATCGCAATTAGAAGAAGGGCTTCCAAACGGTAGAGCATTCAGAGAACAATTTGAGATGAATCCCTCACCAAGTTATTCTAGAACCGGCTCCTCATCAAGGCGTTTAGAGAGGGAAATATATAAGACAGGAAAGTCACCAAGTAGTTCTCATTTATCGTCGCCAAGTGTGCCAGGCACGGCAACCAGAACAGCGTTTTCTATTTCGGACTTTGGCAAATTCAAAGATGAAAGGTTTACAGAGTAA
- the FMP52 gene encoding Fmp52p (CAGL0H09768g~Ortholog(s) have endoplasmic reticulum, mitochondrial outer membrane localization), with translation MSKQTAVVLGATGLCGEHLLKSAVASQAFEKVYSISRRSLPYVADCEQIVDKDSSSWASLLPKENFKFLFTSLATTRAAAGGFDKQYQIDHDLNLELAKASKANGCETIVLVSSTGANKNSWMPYLRMKGEIEEDIIALNFKHTIILRPSALLGDRRDHHKGFGNDLFVKIGNCFYRSRLQSIMGYPVQGEEVGIAGVQAALQEAEKNTESPTVRYVGSSEILELVDNFKNNS, from the coding sequence ATGAGTAAACAAACAGCCGTTGTATTAGGTGCTACTGGCCTATGTGGTGAACATCTTTTGAAGTCTGCTGTCGCTTCACAAGCGTTCGAAAAGGTATACTCTATTAGTAGAAGATCATTACCTTACGTTGCCGATTGTGAACAAATTGTTGATAAAGATTCAAGTAGTTGGGCAAGCCTTTTACCAAAGGAAAATTTTAAGTTTTTATTTACCTCATTGGCTACAACCAGAGCGGCAGCTGGTGGATTTGATAAGCAATATCAAATTGATCATGATCTTAATCTTGAATTAGCCAAAGCAAGTAAGGCAAATGGTTGTGAAACCATTGTCCTCGTATCTTCAACTGGTGCTAACAAGAATTCGTGGATGCCTTACCTTAGAATGAAAGGTGAAATTGAGGAAGATATCATTGCATTAAATTTCAAACATACGATCATTTTGCGTCCCAGCGCCCTTTTAGGAGATAGAAGAGATCACCATAAAGGGTTTGGTAATGACCTCTTTGTAAAGATTGGTAATTGCTTTTACAGGTCAAGGTTGCAAAGCATTATGGGATACCCAGTTCAAGGAGAAGAAGTAGGGATTGCAGGTGTGCAGGCCGCTCTACAGGAAGCTGAGAAGAACACCGAATCACCTACAGTAAGGTATGTAGGAAGTTCTGAAATTTTGGAGTTAGTAGacaacttcaaaaataattccTAA